From Fusobacterium varium:
CTCAGTGAACAAATATACAGATGGTTCAGCATTATAAAAAATACAAAATATCATAAATAACACAGCTAATAAAAATATTTTAAAAGTTAATAAATTTAGGAGGGAAGAGTTATGTATTCGCAAGGAGAAACTTTTTATCATGACATTGATGATGAAGAGTACGAATTACATGTAGTTGAAAATGTTGTAATGGGAGATAAGGAGTATATAATTGCAGAGGATTTTGATGGACAAATCCATGTATTTTTATACGATGAAGAAGCTGAAGATATTTATTTAATGGAAGATAGTGATGCTATGGAAGTTATAGAATATTGGAGAGAAGAATATTTATCTGGTGATGATATAGGTGACTATGAAGAAGATGAATATTATGACAGAGAAGATGATTACAGTGAAAAATTTGATAATGAAGATTATTATGAGGATGAAGAGGAATACTATTAATGAGTAAATTTATGATAAAAAGTATAGATAGTTATAATGAAAAATCATTTGAAATGGTAAATGGTTTAAAAAAAGAGGAAAATAATAAAATTATCTATGAATATAAAAGTAAATTAGGCGATTGTAAAATATCTTTTCATGATGAAAAAATATTTATACACAGAGAAAATGATGGTATAAAAAATGTTATAGAAGTTGATTTAAACAATAAGACTGAATTTTTATATTGTGGTGAAGGATTTGAAAAAAACTTTCATATACTAGGTGAGAAAATAACTTATAAAAAAAATATATTGGAATTTTCCTATAAAATATTAGATAATGGAGAAGAAGTCAATAATGTTTCAATCACCATTAAAGAATATTGATAATATTTTGAATAGAGCATATCTGATTTATGCTCTATTTTCATAAACAGGAGGTAAAATGAAAGCGATAGGTTACTTATTAATTCTTCTTACTATGTACAGCTGTACTGGACTTCCTCAAAAAAATGATCTGGGAAGTATATGGGGAAGAAGTGAAGAACAACCATTAACACAGGAAACAATTATTTTAGCAGAAACTGATTCTTCTGGTATATTAGATGAAGTTTCAAGATCATTAAGAGAAGGAAAAAGTAAAGAATACTCAGAAAATTATACTGGAAATACTTTTGAAGTATATGCAGGAGATTATCTTTTTATTCCTCTAAAATCAGAAGATGATTTTAAACTGATGTCTTATCCAAGAAATATTTCTTATGAATTAGGAATAAAGGGAAAAAATCTAGTATTTAGAAGTATATATCAAGGAGAATTTACTTTAGATGTTTACTCTCTGGGAGGAATAACAAGGAGAATAAAAATTTCAAATAAATTAAAATATAGATTTACGGAACAGAATAATTATGATATAATTCTAAAAAATTATGCTAGAAATGATATAAAGCAATTACAGAATAGTGTTGCTCTGCATAGAATGGCTTTTCCAGATAGCTTTAGAGATAAGGAAATATCTTTTATGCTGATGGAATTGGCAGGAAAAGATGGAAATGTTAAAGTTGTAAGAGAAGAAATTGAATTCCTGAAAAAGTATAAAACTTTAGATGAACAGGATAAGCTGACAATACTTGATACTCTTGCAGGAATAGGAAGTTCAGGGTCTAAACTTGATTCAGTATTATTAGAATATAATTCAGGAAATACTATTCTTAATGCTGAATTGAAAAAATTAATACTTGCAAAGTCTTCAGCCAGCAGAGAGGAAATAGAATTTTTAGAAAAATATTTTAGAGATGAACCTACAAAAGAAATAGCAGATTTTATAGGTAACTGGTACTTAAAAAATGGAGATATAAACAGAGGAACTCAGTATATAAATGGAACTATAGAAGGAATTGCTCCAGAATTACTGGAATCTATATTTGCAAAAACTGAAGAAGGAACAGTAGATCCAATGGCAGAACTTGAAAATAAGAATTACACTCAGTTCAGGTCATTTTTAAGTGATGGAGAAAGCAGTTTCAATCAAGGAAGTTATGTAGAAGCATTGGTACATTTTGAAAAAGCTTTAGGTATAAATAAAGATTATGCTGAAACTAAAGATATTTATTTTTATATGGGACAAAGTAATTTTCAGTTAGAAAACTATCAAAAAGCTATTGATAATTATAAAAAAGCACTTAATATAGAAAAAAGCGATGACAAAAAGGCAGAAATATACTATAATATGGGAATAACTTATGATAAACTTGGAAATAAAGAAGAAAGCAGAAATTATTTCACTTTTGTAAGACAGAAATTTCCAAAGTCATCATGGAGTACAAAAAGCAGTATATATTTACTGAGATTAAATTAAAATCAAAAAATTTATAAGGAGAAGAACCATGGAAAGATATTTTGACAGAGTAGCTAAAGAAAATTTAGTTATGGAAAAATGGAAAAAAGTAGAAGAATTAAAAGAGCTAGGAGTAAAACCTTTTGGAAGTAAGTTTGACAAAAAGTACATGGTAGGGGATATATTAACTCATACTCCTGAAGAAAATTTAAAATATAAAACAGCTGGAAGAATAATGGCATATAGAGGAAAAGGAAAGACTTTATTTGCTCATATAGAAGATCGTACTGGAAGAATTCAGTTATACCTAAGAAAAGATGAATTAGGTGATGAAGTTTTTGAAATGGTAAATAAAATAGGAGTAGGAGATATTGTAGGAGTAGAAGGAGAATTATTTATAACTCATACAGGAGAATTAACTTTGAGAGTTACTTCTATTCAGTTATTATCTAAAAATATCAGACCTTTACCAGAAAAATTTCATGGTCTGACAGATGTTGAAACTAGATATAGAAAGAGATATGTAGATCTTATTATGAATAAAGAAGTAAGAGATACATTTATAAAAAGAACACAAATTATAAAAGGAATCAGAACAATACTTGATAATAAAGGTTTCTTGGAAGTTGAAACTCCATTAATGCATCCAATTTTAGGAGGGGCGGCAGCAAAACCATTTATCACTCATCATAATGCACTAAATGTTGATTTATATATGAGAATAGCTCCTGAGTTATACTTAAAAAGATTAATAGTTGGAGGATTAGAAAGAGTATATGAATTGGGAAGAAACTTTAGAAATGAAGGAATGTCAACAAGACATAATCCTGAATTTACAATGATTGAATTATACCAGGCTTATGCTGATTTTAATGATATGATGGATTTAGCAGAAGAAATAATCACGACTCTGGCTAAACAAGTATTAGGAACTACAACTGTTGAATATAATGGAAAAACTTTAGTTCTGGAAAACTTCAAAAGAGTGCATATGGTAGATTTAGTAAAAGAAGTTACTGGAGTAGATTTCTGGGATCAAAATATGACTTTTGAAGAAGCTAAAGCTCTTGCAAAACAACATCATGTAGAAGTTGCTGATCATATGAACAGTGTTGGGCATGTTGTTAACCAATTCTTTGAAGAAAAATGTGAAGAAAAAATTGTTCAGCCTACATTTGTATTTGGACATCCAGTGGAAATTTCTCCATTAGCTAAAAGAAATGAAGAAGA
This genomic window contains:
- the lysS gene encoding lysyl-tRNA synthetase; protein product: MERYFDRVAKENLVMEKWKKVEELKELGVKPFGSKFDKKYMVGDILTHTPEENLKYKTAGRIMAYRGKGKTLFAHIEDRTGRIQLYLRKDELGDEVFEMVNKIGVGDIVGVEGELFITHTGELTLRVTSIQLLSKNIRPLPEKFHGLTDVETRYRKRYVDLIMNKEVRDTFIKRTQIIKGIRTILDNKGFLEVETPLMHPILGGAAAKPFITHHNALNVDLYMRIAPELYLKRLIVGGLERVYELGRNFRNEGMSTRHNPEFTMIELYQAYADFNDMMDLAEEIITTLAKQVLGTTTVEYNGKTLVLENFKRVHMVDLVKEVTGVDFWDQNMTFEEAKALAKQHHVEVADHMNSVGHVVNQFFEEKCEEKIVQPTFVFGHPVEISPLAKRNEEDPRFTDRFELFIDAREYANAFSELQDPADQRGRFEDQVEEAERGNDEATPVIDDDFVEALEYGLPPTGGMGIGIDRLIMLLTQSDSIRDVLLFPQMKPRD